One genomic window of Planctomycetaceae bacterium includes the following:
- the dnaB gene encoding replicative DNA helicase encodes MAKKDEIRLPPQNLDAERGVLGSILLLNEAIDEVGESLKADHFYHDAHQKIFAAIHHLYENNVRGIDAVTLGDELIRRSQFEEIGGGPYLHEILESVPHAAHVRYYANIVREKWMQRSLIHACTDILADSYDLSGDVDDLLQTAERRIFGILEQTENTGNISIGEILIDAFDRIDERLNRVGEVSGITTGFSDLDEHTTGFQPTELIILAARPSMGKTAFVCNVAEAVARQSGKGVLVFSLEQSNLELAERFLCITARVNGHDLRAGNLTDEQREDLMEASDALHDLPLFIDDKPGRTMTQIAALARRQHRKSPLGIIVIDYLQLIEPEEKSAPREQQIAGISRRLKFLAKELKVPVIALAQLNRGVELREDKRPRLADLRESGAIEQDADMVMFLHRPDAYDPEDRPGEAEIVIAKHRSGPTGIVRLTWRREYMRFENYSPLVETEYGM; translated from the coding sequence ATGGCGAAGAAAGATGAGATCCGCCTGCCGCCGCAGAATCTGGATGCCGAACGCGGTGTGCTCGGCAGTATTCTGCTGTTGAACGAAGCGATCGATGAAGTTGGCGAGTCGCTGAAGGCGGACCACTTCTATCATGATGCTCACCAGAAAATTTTCGCCGCCATCCACCATCTGTACGAGAATAACGTTCGGGGAATTGACGCCGTTACGCTGGGTGACGAACTGATTCGCCGGTCGCAATTCGAAGAGATCGGCGGCGGACCCTATCTTCACGAGATCCTGGAATCCGTTCCCCACGCCGCTCACGTGCGGTACTACGCCAACATCGTGCGTGAAAAGTGGATGCAGCGATCGCTGATCCATGCATGCACGGACATCCTTGCCGACAGTTACGACCTGTCGGGCGACGTCGATGATCTGTTGCAGACGGCTGAACGGCGGATCTTCGGCATTCTGGAACAGACCGAAAACACCGGAAACATCTCGATCGGCGAAATCCTGATCGACGCGTTCGACCGGATTGACGAACGCCTGAATCGTGTCGGAGAAGTGTCCGGGATCACAACCGGCTTCTCTGATCTGGACGAACACACAACTGGTTTTCAGCCGACGGAACTGATCATCCTGGCCGCTCGCCCCAGCATGGGAAAGACGGCGTTTGTCTGCAATGTGGCCGAAGCGGTGGCGCGCCAATCCGGCAAGGGCGTGCTGGTGTTCAGTCTGGAACAGTCGAATCTGGAGCTGGCGGAACGGTTCCTGTGCATCACCGCGCGAGTCAACGGGCATGACCTGCGTGCCGGAAACCTGACCGATGAACAGCGTGAGGATCTGATGGAGGCGTCCGACGCGCTGCATGATCTGCCGCTGTTTATCGACGACAAGCCGGGCCGGACGATGACACAGATCGCTGCGCTCGCGCGGCGCCAGCACCGCAAGAGTCCGCTGGGGATTATCGTCATCGACTATCTGCAGTTGATTGAACCGGAGGAAAAGTCGGCACCGCGGGAACAACAGATCGCAGGGATATCCCGGCGCCTGAAGTTTCTGGCGAAGGAACTGAAGGTCCCGGTGATCGCACTGGCTCAGTTGAATCGCGGCGTGGAACTGCGTGAAGACAAGCGGCCCAGACTGGCCGACCTGCGCGAAAGCGGCGCGATCGAACAGGACGCCGACATGGTCATGTTCCTGCATCGGCCGGACGCCTACGATCCCGAAGACCGACCGGGCGAAGCGGAGATCGTCATCGCCAAGCATCGCAGCGGCCCGACGGGCATCGTGCGGCTGACCTGGCGCCGGGAGTACATGCGGTTCGAAAATTACAGTCCGCTGGTGGAAACCGAATACGGGATGTAG
- the rplI gene encoding 50S ribosomal protein L9: MVHTTKKRGVPGSTRNSVEILLVHDVDNLGQRGDIVKVKPGYARNYLLPHGMATVASEQNKRMVEKHRARLAAIEASRLRDLSKIADAVSKYSATIEANATADNALYGSVGARDISDALKAGGHPVEAEHVRLEGPIKELGMYTVKLKFHEKVQTEVKVWVVPSATGA, translated from the coding sequence ATGGTTCATACAACAAAAAAGCGGGGCGTTCCCGGGTCGACTCGCAATTCCGTCGAAATCCTGCTGGTTCACGATGTCGATAACCTTGGCCAGCGCGGCGACATCGTCAAGGTGAAGCCCGGTTATGCTCGCAATTATCTGCTGCCGCACGGCATGGCGACCGTGGCCAGTGAGCAGAACAAGCGGATGGTTGAAAAGCACCGTGCTCGACTGGCGGCGATTGAAGCCAGCCGGCTGCGTGATCTGTCAAAGATCGCCGATGCCGTCAGCAAGTACAGCGCCACGATCGAAGCCAACGCAACAGCGGACAATGCCCTTTACGGTTCGGTGGGTGCCCGCGACATCAGCGACGCTCTGAAGGCCGGCGGCCATCCCGTGGAAGCGGAACACGTCCGGCTGGAAGGCCCGATCAAGGAACTGGGCATGTACACCGTCAAGCTGAAGTTCCACGAGAAGGTACAGACGGAAGTCAAAGTGTGGGTCGTCCCGTCCGCCACGGGAGCATAA